The following proteins are co-located in the Panthera tigris isolate Pti1 chromosome F2, P.tigris_Pti1_mat1.1, whole genome shotgun sequence genome:
- the TONSL gene encoding tonsoku-like protein isoform X4, whose amino-acid sequence MNVERELRQLSKAKAKAQRSGQLRDEAALSHQLGELLASHGTLTKRELSEMRTRLYLNLGLTFESLQQMAPCNDYFRKSIFLAEQNRLYEDLFRARYNLGAIHWRRGQHSQAMRCLEGARECARALRKELMESDCCVLISQIFQDLGDFLAAKRALKKAYRLGFQKPLQKAAICRTLKYVLAVVQLQQQLQESEASDPQRAMGICEQLGDLFSKAGDFPKAAEAYQKQLYFAELLSRPGPELAVIHVSLAATLGDMKDHRRAVSHYEQELRLRGGDALEEAKTWLNIALSREEAGDAYELLAPCFQKALSCAQQAQRPQLQRQVLQHLHSVQLRLQPQEAPGTEARLQELSVPRDQEEDEDKEEEGDGDTPEASDVELSESEGDAEGWSQQPEEDEELRACLGRQRVNKWNRRNDVGETLLHRACIEGRLGRVQDLVRQGHPLNPRDYCGWTPLHEACNYGHLDIVRFLLDHGAVVDDPGGQGCEGITPLHDALNCGHFEVAELLIERGASVTLRTTKGHSPLETLQQWVKLYGKDLDSETREKAVAMERLLRAGPSGRAPHGSQAPHALPRNHLFDPEVSPPSSPCPGPPGTSQARARVSLGQTVPAVTRPRRSRHKLASSSSSEGEDNPGPPRPNQKRPRHSVQPQQDKAWTPGSTSNREAAAASAPWVGVRGVGSAQSCHLRSGPPWGPGEATPQRPALIPEEECLASDWLEDDSPLLHSRQDGHLPRSPGSGDSTGRSASGSGNKSSSRPRARARQSRLTRLRSCGTRVRAGGDGSSAAEPPWSPDVSRASGPSGEKSPVVGQPSQGPSLPPPIRVRVRVQDSLFLIPVPHSTEVHSVAWLADQAAQRYCQACGLLPRLVLRKEGALLAPQDPIPDVLQSNEEVLAEVTSWDLPPLADRYRRACQSLQQEEHQEVLQAMECQGSGPSFSACSLALRQTQLTPLLRALKLHAALRELHLAGNRLGDGCAAELLAALGTMPGLILLDLSSNHLGPEGLRQLATGLLGQTTLQNLEELDLSMNPLGDGSGQALAFILQACPSLSTLHLQACGFGPSFFLSHQAALGSAFQDAKHLKTLSLSYNILGTSALAQALQSLPAHTLQRLELSSVAASKSDSDLVEPVVRFLTKEGCALTHLSLSANHLGDKAVRELSRCLPLCPSLISLDLSANPEIGRVGLEELLSALQVRPQGLSFLGLSGCAVQGPLGLGLWDRITTQLQELQLCSRRLSTEDRDALRQLLPGQPGSACTLDRGSQLFYRRL is encoded by the exons ATGAACGTGGAGCGCGAGCTTCGTC agCTGAgcaaggccaaggccaaggcccaGAGAAGCGGGCAGCTGCGGGACGAGGCCGCCCTCTCCCACCAGCTGGGGGAGCTCCTGGCCAGCCATG GGACGCTGACCAAGCGAGAGCTGAGTGAGATGAGGACCCGACTCTACCTCAACCTGGGCCTCACTTTCGAGAGCCTGCAGCAGATGGCCCCGTGCAATGACTACTTCCGGAAGAGCATCTTCCTTGCCGA GCAGAACCGCCTCTACGAGGACCTATTCCGTGCCCGCTACAACCTGGGTGCCATCCACTGGCGCCGAGGGCAGCACTCCCAGGCCATGCGCTGCCTGGAGGGGGCCCGTGAGTGCGCACGTGCCCTGAGGAAGGAGCTCATGGAGAGCGACTGCTGCGTGCTCATCTCGCAG atctTCCAAGACCTGGGGGACTTTTTGGCTGCCAAAAGAGCCCTGAAGAAAGCCTACAGGCTGGGCTTTCAGAAGCCTTTGCAGAAGGCAGCGATCTGCCGGACCCTTAAATATG TGCTGGCAGTGGTCCAGCTGCAGCAGCAGCTGCAAGAGTCGGAGGCCAGTGACCCCCAGCGTGCCATGGGCATCTGCGAGCAGCTGGGGGACCTGTTCTCTAAGGCAGGCGACTTCCCCAAGGCGGCCGAGGCCTACCAGAAGCAG CTGTATTTTGCAGAGCTGCTAAGCAGGCCGGGGCCCGAGCTGGCCGTCATCCACGTGTCCCTGGCCGCCACCTTGGGAGACATGAAGGACCACCGCCGGGCCGTGTCCCACTATGAACAGGAGCTGAGGCTGCGTGGTGGCGACGCCCTGGAG gaGGCCAAGACCTGGTTAAACATTGCGCTATCCCGAGAGGAGGCCGGCGATGCCTATGAGCTGCTGGCACCATGCTTCCAAAAGGCTCTCAGCTGTGCCCAGCAGGCCCAGCGGCCCCAGCTGCAG AGGCAGGTCTTACAGCACCTCCACAGCGTGCAGCTAAGGCTGCAGCCCCAGGAGGCCCCTGGCACTGAAGCCAGGCTGCAGGAGCTGAGTGTGCCCAGAGACCAGGAGGAAGacgaggataaggaggaggagggtgatgGTGACACCCCCGAGGCCAGCGACGTGGAGCTCTCGGAGAGTG AGGGTGATGCTGAGGGCTGGTCCCAGCAGCCAGAGGAGGACGAGGAGCTGCGGGCCTGCCTGGGCCGGCAGAGGGTGAACAAG TGGAACCGGCGCAATGACGTTGGGGAGACTCTGCTACACCGAGCTTGCATCGAGGGCCGCCTGGGTCGCGTCCAGGACCTTGTAAGGCAG GGCCACCCCCTGAACCCTCGGGACTACTGTGGCTGGACACCCCTGCATGAGGCCTGCAATTACGGGCATCTGG ACATTGTCCGCTTCCTGCTGGACCACGGGGCTGTGGTAGATGACCCAGGCGGCCAGGGCTGTGAAGGCATCACCCCTCTGCACGATGCCCTCAACTGCGGCCACTTCGAGGTGGCTGAACTGCTCATTGAACGGGGAGCGTCAGTCACACTCCGAACCACGAAG GGGCATAGCCCGCTGGAGACACTGCAGCAGTGGGTGAAGCTGTATGGCAAGGATCTGGACAGCGAAACCCGAGAGAAGGCTGTTGCCATGGAGAGGCTGCTCCGGGCGGGCCCCTCAGGCCGAG CTCCCCACGGCTCCCAGGCTCCCCACGCTCTTCCACGTAACCATCTGTTTGACCCTGAGGTCTCTCCTCCCTCGAGCCCCTGTCCAGGACCCCCAGGGACCTCTCAGGCTCGTGCCAGGGTCTCTCTGGGGCAGACAGTTCCAGCTGTGACCAGGCCTCGGAGGAGCAGGCACAAACTGGCCAGCAGTAGCAGCTCAGAGGGTGAGGACAACCCAGGCCCCCCCCGACCGAACCAGAAGAGGCCCCGGCATTCTGTCCAGCCACAACAGGACAAAGCCTGGACGCCCGGATCCACCAGCAACCGGGAGGCGGCGGCAGCGAGTGCTCCCTGGGTGGGCGTCCGAGGCGTGGGCAGTGCCCAGAGCTGCCACCTGAGGTCCGGCCCACCTTGGGGTCCAGGCGAGGCCACCCCGCAACGGCCAGCGCTCATCCCTGAAGAGGAGTGTCTGGCCTCAGACTGGCTGGAGGACGACTCACCACTGCTCCACAGCCGCCAGGATGGCCATCTGCCCCGCTCCCCGGGCAGTGGTGACAGTACCGGTCGTAGTGCCTCGGGGTCAGGCAACAAGAGCTCCAGCAGGCCCCGGGCGCGGGCCAGGCAGAGCCGGCTGACCCGTCTCAGGAGTTGCGGTACACGGGTCAGGGCAGGTGGAGACGGTAGCTCGGCTGCAGAGCCTCCATGGAGCCCGGATGTCTCCAGGGCCTCGGGGCCCAGTGGGGAGAAGAGCCCTGTGGTGGGCCAGCCCTCG caggGTCCGTCTTTGCCCCCTCCCATCCGGGTGCGAGTGCGAGTTCAGGACAGTCTTTTCCTCATCCCCGTCCCACACAG CACGGAGGTCCACTCTGTGGCCTGGCTGGCTGATCAGGCTGCCCAGCGCTACTGCCAGGCCTGTGGGCTGCTGCCGAGGCTCGTCTTGCGAAAGGAGGGAGCCTTGCTGGCCCCACAGGACCCCATCCCTGATGTGCTACAGAGCAACGAGGAG GTATTGGCTGAGGTGACTTCGTGGGACCTCCCGCCGCTGGCTGACCGCTACCGCAGGGCCTGCCAGAGCCTGCAGCAAG AGGAGCACCAGGAGGTGCTCCAGGCCATGGAGTGCCAGGGCTCAGGCCCCTCATTCAGCGCCTGCTCCCTGGCCCTGCGCCAGACCCAGCTCACCCCACTGCTGCGGGCCCTGAAGCTGCACGCGGCTCTCCGGGAGCTGCACCTGGCAGGGAACCGGCTGGGGGATGGATGTGCTGCTGAGCTGCTGGCCGCCCTGGGCACCATGCCTGGCCTGATTCTCCTTGATCTCTCTTCCAATCACCTGGGCCCTGAAGGCCTACGCCAGCTTGCCACAGGCCTCCTGGGGCAGACCACCTTGCAG AACTTGGAGGAGCTGGACTTAAGCATGAACCCTCTCGGGGATGGCAGTGGTCAGGCCCTGGCATTCATCCTGCAAGCCTGCCCCTCACTCAGTACCTTGCATCTCCAGGCCTGTGGCTTTGGCCCCAGCTTCTTTCTGAGCCACCAGGCAGCCCTAGGTAGTGCCTTCCAAG ATGCCAAGCACCTGAAGACACTGTCTCTGTCCTACAACATCCTGGGCACCAGTGCCTTGGCCCAGGCCCTGCAGAGCCTGCCCGCTCACACCCTCCAGCGCCTGGAGCTTAGCTCTGTGGCAGCTAGCAAGAGTGACTCAGACCTCGTGGAGCCTGTGGTCAGATTCCTGACTAAG GAAGGCTGTGCTCTGACTCACTTGAGCCTGTCTGCAAACCACCTGGGCGACAAGGCAGTGAGAGAACTGAGCAG ATGCcttcctctttgcccctcactcATTTCACTGGACCTGTCTGCCAACCCTGAGATTGGCCGTGTTGGCCTGGAGGAGCTCCTGTCTGCCCTCCAGGTGCGGCCccaaggcctcagtttccttggccTGTCAG GCTGTGCTGTCCAGGGccccctgggcctgggccttTGGGACAGGATCACTACGCAGCTCCAGGAGCTGCAGCTGTGCAGCAGACGCCTCTCCACCGAGGACCGTGACGCCCTGCGCCAGCTGCTGCCCGGCCAGCCTGGAAGTGCGTGCACACTGGACCGAGGGTCCCAGCTCTTCTACCGGCGCCTCTGA